From one Brevibacterium sp. 'Marine' genomic stretch:
- the paaZ gene encoding phenylacetic acid degradation bifunctional protein PaaZ, with protein MTEILSSYVAGGWHTPGASESARPVRDAGTGELLHSVSSAGIDFAAIADHARTTGIEALQALTFHQRGVILKKLATYLMERTKNYHEISFTTGTTKRDAFVDIEGGIGTLFTYSGVARRQMPNSTVHLDGGVERLSKNGTFVGRHILTSRQGLALQINAFNFPVWGMLEKFGPMFVAGVPVVVKPATDTAHLTRAVVADMIESGLLPDGAIQLVSGDVTPLFDHLAEQDAIAFTGSANTARTLSALDCVTQRGTRFFAEADSLNFSLLGPDAAPGTQEFDLFVSGVVAEMTVKAGQKCTAIRRTFVPEAHAEAVGEAIIAKLATQGVGDPREKSTRLGPVVSDKQRTDVLDAVDRIIAGGAHLLTGGREESDRLAAEHGGAYVAATVLQADDAWSDAVHDIEAFGPVTSIITYSDTEDAVRLAARGRGSLVGSVVTHDREFATEFVRRIAPWHGRVLVLDRDDAEESTGHGSPLPNLIHGGPGRAGGGEEMGGLRGITHFMQRTAIQASPDMLTAIGGEWVNGSERRLGEHPFTKSLADLRIGDTLDSEWREVTLDDIEHFANFTGDTFYAHMNEEAAAANPFFPGRVAHGYLIVSFAAGLFVQPDPGPVLANYGLEGLNFITPVSPGDKLKVTLTAKRITPRETDEYGEVRWDAQVVNQNEEPVANYDVLTLVAKEY; from the coding sequence CCGCCATCGCCGATCATGCCCGGACCACCGGCATCGAGGCGCTGCAGGCACTCACCTTCCACCAGCGCGGTGTGATCCTGAAGAAGCTCGCGACCTACCTCATGGAGCGCACGAAGAACTACCACGAGATCTCGTTCACCACCGGCACCACGAAGCGCGACGCCTTCGTCGACATCGAAGGCGGAATCGGCACCCTCTTCACCTACTCCGGCGTCGCCCGCCGCCAGATGCCGAACTCGACCGTCCACCTCGACGGCGGAGTCGAGCGTCTGTCGAAGAACGGCACCTTCGTCGGCCGCCACATCCTCACCTCCCGGCAGGGCCTGGCCCTGCAGATCAACGCCTTCAACTTCCCCGTCTGGGGCATGCTCGAGAAGTTCGGCCCGATGTTCGTCGCCGGCGTCCCCGTCGTCGTCAAGCCCGCCACCGACACCGCCCACCTGACCCGCGCCGTCGTTGCCGACATGATCGAGTCCGGGCTGCTCCCCGACGGCGCGATCCAGCTGGTCAGCGGTGACGTCACCCCGCTCTTCGACCACCTCGCCGAACAGGACGCGATCGCCTTCACCGGCTCTGCGAACACCGCCCGCACGCTGTCCGCGCTCGACTGTGTGACCCAGCGCGGCACCCGCTTCTTCGCCGAGGCGGACTCGCTCAACTTCTCCCTGCTCGGTCCCGACGCCGCACCCGGCACGCAGGAGTTCGACCTCTTCGTCTCCGGCGTCGTCGCCGAGATGACCGTCAAGGCCGGACAGAAGTGCACCGCGATCCGCCGCACGTTCGTCCCCGAGGCCCACGCCGAGGCGGTCGGCGAAGCGATCATCGCGAAGCTCGCCACCCAGGGCGTCGGCGATCCGCGCGAGAAGTCCACCCGCCTGGGTCCCGTCGTCTCAGACAAACAGCGCACCGACGTCCTCGACGCGGTCGACCGGATCATCGCCGGGGGAGCCCACCTGCTGACCGGCGGACGTGAGGAATCCGACCGTCTGGCCGCCGAGCACGGTGGAGCCTATGTCGCCGCGACCGTGCTCCAGGCCGATGACGCCTGGTCCGATGCCGTCCACGATATCGAGGCTTTCGGGCCCGTGACCTCGATCATCACCTATTCCGACACCGAGGATGCCGTCCGTCTGGCCGCCCGCGGCCGTGGCTCCCTGGTCGGCTCCGTCGTCACTCACGACCGTGAGTTCGCCACCGAATTCGTCCGCAGGATCGCCCCGTGGCACGGCCGCGTGCTCGTCCTCGACCGTGACGATGCCGAAGAGTCGACCGGCCACGGTTCGCCGCTGCCGAACCTCATCCACGGCGGCCCCGGACGGGCCGGCGGCGGTGAGGAGATGGGCGGACTGCGCGGTATCACACACTTCATGCAGCGCACCGCGATCCAGGCCTCCCCGGACATGCTCACCGCCATCGGCGGGGAATGGGTCAACGGATCGGAGCGCCGCCTCGGCGAGCATCCGTTCACGAAGTCGCTGGCGGACCTGCGCATCGGCGACACCCTCGACTCGGAATGGCGGGAAGTCACGCTCGACGATATCGAGCACTTCGCGAACTTCACCGGGGACACGTTCTACGCCCACATGAACGAGGAGGCGGCCGCCGCGAACCCGTTCTTCCCGGGACGGGTGGCGCACGGCTACCTCATCGTGTCCTTCGCGGCCGGGCTCTTCGTCCAGCCGGATCCGGGCCCGGTGCTCGCGAACTACGGACTCGAAGGACTCAACTTCATCACGCCCGTCTCCCCAGGTGACAAGCTCAAGGTGACGCTCACCGCCAAGCGCATCACCCCGCGTGAGACCGACGAGTACGGCGAGGTCCGCTGGGATGCGCAGGTCGTCAACCAGAACGAGGAGCCCGTCGCGAACTACGACGTGCTCACGTTGGTGGCCAAGGAGTACTGA
- a CDS encoding diacylglycerol kinase family protein: MNAAAATVPIILNPSARRGAVLRRIDPLTKAFAAHGLEATFIRSTSADHAGQLAADFAAQGSDLVVALGGDGMARAVAAGLVGTETALGVIAGGRGNDLIGKLGIPNDIEAAAAIVAAGRDRTIDVLDLDGKISLGNVCLGLDSTVQHHANTARVIRGRWVYLYGVVRALLPPKRIELELTIDGQHLAFRGLTAGFANSGRYGGGLRLSPEAALDDGLIDVVLLREGFLPKLAVEVVEYSLGRHHRHPHIHFAHAREVKIDAPEGAAPVEIIVDGDAIAQTPATVTIRPSSLKVRVPHDR; encoded by the coding sequence ATGAATGCTGCCGCCGCGACGGTTCCGATCATCCTCAATCCGAGTGCGCGCAGAGGCGCCGTGCTCAGGCGGATCGACCCCCTGACAAAGGCATTCGCCGCGCACGGACTCGAGGCAACGTTCATCAGGAGCACGAGCGCGGACCACGCCGGGCAGCTCGCAGCCGACTTCGCTGCGCAGGGCTCGGACCTCGTCGTCGCGCTCGGCGGTGACGGGATGGCGCGTGCGGTCGCGGCCGGGCTCGTCGGCACGGAGACCGCGCTGGGCGTCATCGCCGGTGGACGCGGCAATGACCTCATCGGCAAACTCGGCATCCCGAACGACATCGAGGCCGCCGCGGCCATCGTGGCTGCCGGTCGTGACCGGACCATCGACGTGCTCGACCTCGACGGGAAGATAAGCCTCGGCAATGTCTGTCTCGGCCTCGACTCGACCGTGCAGCACCACGCGAATACCGCGAGAGTCATCCGCGGACGCTGGGTCTACCTCTATGGCGTCGTGCGCGCACTGCTTCCGCCCAAGCGCATCGAGCTGGAGCTGACGATCGACGGCCAGCACCTCGCCTTTCGCGGACTCACCGCGGGATTCGCGAATTCCGGTCGCTATGGCGGCGGGCTCCGGCTGTCGCCCGAGGCGGCCCTCGACGACGGTCTCATCGACGTGGTCCTGCTCCGGGAGGGGTTCCTGCCCAAGCTCGCCGTCGAAGTCGTGGAATACAGCCTCGGTCGACACCACAGGCACCCGCATATCCACTTCGCCCACGCGCGGGAGGTGAAGATCGATGCCCCTGAGGGCGCTGCCCCGGTCGAGATCATCGTCGACGGGGATGCGATCGCGCAGACTCCGGCGACCGTGACGATTCGCCCGTCATCGCTCAAGGTCCGCGTTCCCCACGACCGGTGA
- a CDS encoding TetR/AcrR family transcriptional regulator, with translation MPESPSPAQTSPEAAVTANPAAPKRSRRGRPGYDRETLINRATEVFVSRGYDGTSMDTVARELGITKSAIYHHVTSKEELLHLAISRGIRALDSAVETESLRENVSALERLRLAVRASVVILIEYHHSVTLLLRVRGNSALEREALEARRKIDAKVRALVEAAIAEGGLRSDFTPGLITRLLFGMVNSITEWYRPSYPVDPDTIAEAVTTMAFQGLEA, from the coding sequence ATGCCTGAATCCCCCTCACCTGCGCAGACTTCGCCGGAAGCAGCGGTGACTGCGAACCCGGCCGCCCCCAAACGCTCCCGCCGCGGCCGTCCCGGATACGACCGGGAGACGCTCATCAACAGGGCCACGGAAGTCTTCGTCTCCCGCGGCTACGACGGCACGTCGATGGATACGGTCGCCCGTGAGCTCGGCATCACGAAGTCGGCGATCTATCATCACGTGACGTCGAAGGAAGAGCTGCTGCATCTGGCGATCAGCCGCGGCATCCGCGCGCTCGATTCCGCCGTGGAGACCGAGAGTCTGCGTGAGAACGTCTCCGCACTCGAACGTCTGCGCTTGGCCGTGCGCGCCAGCGTGGTCATCCTCATCGAGTACCACCATTCGGTGACTCTGCTGCTGCGCGTGCGCGGAAACTCAGCCTTGGAACGCGAAGCCCTCGAGGCGCGCCGCAAGATCGATGCGAAGGTCCGAGCCCTCGTCGAGGCGGCCATCGCCGAGGGCGGCCTGCGTTCGGATTTCACTCCCGGGCTCATCACCCGCCTGCTCTTCGGCATGGTCAACTCGATCACCGAGTGGTACCGGCCCAGCTATCCCGTCGACCCCGACACCATCGCCGAGGCGGTCACAACGATGGCCTTCCAGGGGCTGGAGGCCTGA
- a CDS encoding AMP-binding protein: MTETDLDAGELMSLDELRADQLTNLKTTVTSVYERVPFYRKAFDELGVTPADITSLDDIAKLPFTTKQDLRDNYPFGLFAVPQEQVARIHASSGTTGLPTVVGYTMGDLDRWGSLIARSILGAGGKRGQMMHNAYGYGLFTGGLGVHGAERHGFTVVPISGGQTPRQVQLIQDFKPDIITATPTYLLTILDEFHKQGIDPTSTSLKTAICGAEPWTDEMRKEIESSFNINAVDIYGLSEVMGPGVACESAVTKDGPTIWEDHFYPEIVDPFTGEVLPDGQEGELVFTSLTKEALPIIRYRTHDLATLLPGTARPNFRRISRITGRSDDLMIIRGVNVYPANVETVLFEFAPLSPHFQLVLTRPGRMDEMTVEVEARDGVGAVELEGLDKLVAARIKERLGVSCTIDIKLPGDLPRSVGKMKRIIDRREGVR; this comes from the coding sequence ATGACTGAGACCGACCTCGACGCCGGCGAACTGATGAGCCTGGACGAGCTGCGCGCCGACCAGCTGACAAACCTCAAGACCACGGTGACCTCGGTGTACGAACGGGTGCCGTTCTACCGGAAGGCCTTCGACGAACTCGGCGTGACTCCCGCCGACATCACGAGCCTCGATGACATTGCGAAGCTGCCGTTCACGACCAAGCAGGACCTGCGCGACAACTACCCGTTCGGGCTCTTCGCCGTCCCACAGGAGCAGGTCGCGCGCATCCACGCCTCCTCGGGAACGACGGGCCTGCCGACGGTCGTCGGGTACACGATGGGCGATCTCGATCGGTGGGGCAGCCTCATCGCGCGGTCCATCCTCGGTGCCGGCGGCAAGCGCGGACAGATGATGCACAACGCCTACGGCTACGGCCTGTTCACCGGCGGTCTCGGCGTCCACGGGGCCGAGCGCCACGGCTTCACGGTCGTCCCGATCTCCGGCGGTCAGACCCCGCGCCAGGTGCAGCTCATCCAGGACTTCAAGCCGGACATCATCACGGCCACCCCGACCTATCTGCTCACGATCCTCGACGAATTCCACAAGCAGGGCATCGACCCGACCTCGACGAGCCTGAAGACTGCGATCTGCGGTGCCGAGCCGTGGACGGACGAGATGCGCAAGGAGATCGAGAGTTCGTTCAACATCAACGCCGTCGACATCTACGGCCTCTCCGAGGTCATGGGACCGGGTGTGGCCTGCGAGTCCGCGGTGACCAAGGACGGCCCGACGATCTGGGAGGACCACTTCTACCCGGAGATCGTCGACCCCTTCACCGGTGAGGTGCTGCCCGACGGCCAGGAGGGCGAACTCGTCTTCACCTCGCTGACGAAGGAAGCGCTGCCGATCATCCGCTACCGTACGCATGATCTCGCGACCCTGCTGCCGGGCACCGCTCGCCCGAACTTCCGCCGCATCTCGCGCATCACCGGCCGTTCCGATGACCTCATGATCATCCGCGGCGTCAACGTCTACCCCGCGAACGTCGAGACCGTGCTCTTCGAGTTCGCGCCGCTGAGCCCGCACTTCCAGCTCGTCCTCACCCGCCCGGGTCGGATGGACGAGATGACCGTCGAGGTCGAAGCCCGCGACGGCGTCGGCGCCGTCGAGCTCGAGGGTCTCGACAAGCTCGTGGCCGCCCGCATCAAGGAGCGCCTCGGCGTCTCCTGCACCATCGACATCAAGCTGCCCGGCGACCTGCCGCGTTCGGTCGGCAAGATGAAGCGCATCATCGACCGCCGCGAAGGCGTGCGCTGA
- the paaI gene encoding hydroxyphenylacetyl-CoA thioesterase PaaI yields MGQPAHDTTTAESETPNGFSTTEAATPVPETTTSSPELTGAAAMFANDRASQHLGITVDDHGPGWAQCSMTVTEIMTNGHAITHGGYIFLFADTTFAMACNYPGSITVASGGDIDFLKPTYLGDELVARGHEVIKQGRSGIYDVTVTRGDDIIATYRGRSRTLPARK; encoded by the coding sequence ATGGGACAGCCCGCCCACGATACGACAACCGCGGAGTCGGAGACACCGAACGGCTTCTCCACCACCGAGGCGGCCACCCCGGTCCCAGAGACCACGACGTCCTCACCCGAGCTCACCGGTGCGGCCGCGATGTTCGCCAATGACCGAGCTTCCCAGCACTTGGGCATCACCGTCGATGACCACGGACCCGGGTGGGCGCAGTGCTCGATGACGGTCACCGAGATCATGACCAACGGCCACGCCATCACCCACGGCGGCTACATCTTCCTCTTCGCCGACACGACCTTCGCGATGGCCTGCAACTATCCCGGATCGATCACGGTCGCCTCCGGCGGCGACATCGACTTCCTCAAACCCACGTACCTCGGTGACGAGCTCGTCGCTCGCGGCCATGAGGTCATCAAGCAGGGCCGCTCGGGCATCTACGACGTCACGGTCACCCGCGGCGACGACATCATCGCCACCTACCGCGGCCGCTCCCGCACGCTGCCCGCCCGCAAGTAG